One part of the Cyanobacteria bacterium GSL.Bin1 genome encodes these proteins:
- a CDS encoding GNAT family N-acetyltransferase produces MEIQNQGITRSGEKVDYLPMSLEQHNPEQVARLIDESSPELFSLMFGSHAIQNLTQLVQGSENRFSYQYVRVAQIAEQVVGMAVMVPAKKLSVNSDLKALSYRQQLRLGLMKRFILPLVLQQNYPQGSFYIGNLAVTSKYRNQGIGQQLLSNCIDEAATHSGSVYISVDVENSRAKKLYESMGFQLVQEKVIRFGEFRVGSLVLALSP; encoded by the coding sequence ATGGAAATTCAAAATCAAGGGATAACTCGCTCTGGTGAAAAAGTTGATTATCTTCCCATGTCCTTAGAACAACATAATCCAGAACAAGTTGCTCGCTTAATTGATGAGTCATCACCCGAGTTATTTTCGCTAATGTTTGGTTCTCATGCGATTCAGAACCTTACTCAACTCGTCCAAGGGTCTGAGAATCGATTTAGCTATCAGTATGTTCGTGTTGCCCAAATCGCCGAGCAAGTGGTGGGGATGGCTGTCATGGTTCCTGCTAAAAAGCTGTCTGTCAATAGTGACTTGAAAGCCCTAAGTTACCGTCAACAATTACGGTTAGGATTGATGAAACGCTTCATTCTTCCTTTAGTTTTACAGCAGAATTATCCGCAGGGGAGCTTTTACATTGGTAATCTGGCTGTAACTTCCAAATATCGCAATCAAGGGATTGGTCAACAGTTACTCTCAAATTGTATTGATGAAGCTGCTACTCATTCAGGCTCAGTTTATATCAGTGTTGATGTTGAGAATTCGAGAGCTAAAAAGCTATATGAATCAATGGGTTTTCAGCTTGTGCAAGAGAAAGTGATCCGCTTTGGAGAATTTAGAGTTGGTTCTTTGGTTTTAGCGTTATCAC
- a CDS encoding addiction module toxin, HicA family, giving the protein MPKKIRELKKDLRDAGFEEKKGKGSHTNWIHPKYPGKVTLSGKDGNDAKRYQEKDISEAIRIVEENE; this is encoded by the coding sequence ATGCCTAAAAAAATCCGAGAATTAAAAAAGGATCTCCGAGACGCTGGATTTGAAGAGAAAAAGGGAAAAGGTAGTCACACCAACTGGATACATCCCAAATATCCTGGTAAAGTTACACTATCTGGTAAGGATGGCAATGATGCCAAACGATATCAAGAAAAAGATATTTCAGAAGCAATCAGGATAGTAGAAGAAAATGAGTGA
- a CDS encoding type II toxin-antitoxin system HicB family antitoxin codes for MSDLKYKIVIEWSQEDHCFLVALPDFPGNYWRTHGNTYEEALANGKEALESLILCYEDLGEELPRPSMVTA; via the coding sequence ATGAGTGACCTAAAATACAAAATAGTAATCGAATGGTCACAGGAAGATCACTGTTTTTTGGTGGCTCTTCCTGACTTCCCTGGTAACTATTGGCGGACTCATGGAAATACTTATGAGGAAGCCTTAGCGAATGGGAAAGAGGCTTTAGAATCCTTAATTTTATGTTATGAGGATTTAGGGGAAGAATTACCGCGCCCTTCTATGGTCACTGCTTAG
- a CDS encoding AbrB/MazE/SpoVT family DNA-binding domain-containing protein, whose protein sequence is MESQDKVHLWRDGDQQMLRIPSEFQLPSNEVILRKENHCLIIEPVGKPSLLAVLATLPQLDEDFPDVDEGLPPLEEIEL, encoded by the coding sequence ATGGAAAGCCAAGACAAAGTACATCTCTGGCGCGATGGAGACCAGCAAATGCTGAGAATTCCCAGTGAGTTTCAGTTGCCCAGTAATGAAGTTATCCTCCGCAAAGAGAATCACTGTCTCATTATCGAACCCGTTGGCAAGCCTTCTTTGTTAGCCGTCTTAGCCACCCTTCCCCAATTAGATGAAGACTTTCCTGATGTTGACGAAGGATTGCCGCCCCTAGAGGAAATTGAGCTTTAA